The following are encoded together in the Thalassolituus oleivorans MIL-1 genome:
- the aspS gene encoding aspartate--tRNA ligase: MRTHYCGDINEALIDQTVTFCGWVHRRRDHGGVIFLDVRDREGLVQVVFDPDTIEAFNTADSVRSEFVIQITGRVRARPEGTTNANMRTGMIEILGKEITILNKAVTPPFPLDGYSDVGEEVRLKYRYMDMRRPEMQDKLRFRSKVTSSARRYLEDNGFLDIETPILTRATPEGARDYLVPSRTHEGSFFALPQSPQLFKQLLMVAGFDRYYQIAKCFRDEDLRADRQPEFTQIDVEASFINEEDIMGLAQGMIKQIFEKELNVDLGDFPRMPFSEAMSRYGSDKPDLRIPMELVDVAEFLQDIEFKVFAGPAKDPKGRVAALKVPGGAELSRKQIDEYTKFVSIYGAKGLAWIKVNEIEKGVEGLQSPIIKFIGDDNTMKIMDKLGAKNGDIVFFGADSTKVVNEALGALRCKIGEDLNMYTAEWAALWVVDFPMFEENSDGSISALHHPFTAPSCSAEELQNAPLEALSRAYDMVLNGCELGGGSIRIHDESMQHTVFKVLGISEEEQREKFGFLLDALKFGAPPHGGLAFGLDRLIMLLTGAQSIREVIAFPKTQSAACVMTQAPGEVSNLQLRELHIKLREKAKPVAE; the protein is encoded by the coding sequence ATGCGCACTCACTATTGTGGTGATATCAACGAAGCTTTGATCGACCAAACCGTAACTTTCTGTGGCTGGGTGCATCGTCGCCGTGACCACGGTGGTGTGATTTTCCTTGATGTGCGCGACCGCGAAGGTTTGGTGCAGGTAGTATTCGATCCCGATACCATTGAAGCGTTTAATACTGCCGACAGTGTCCGTTCGGAATTCGTTATCCAAATCACTGGTCGTGTTCGCGCTCGCCCAGAAGGCACTACGAACGCGAATATGCGCACCGGTATGATTGAGATCTTAGGTAAAGAGATCACAATCCTAAATAAGGCCGTAACTCCGCCGTTCCCGCTAGATGGTTACAGCGATGTGGGTGAAGAAGTTCGTCTGAAATACCGCTACATGGATATGCGTCGTCCAGAGATGCAAGACAAGCTGCGTTTCCGTTCGAAAGTAACCTCATCTGCGCGTCGCTATTTAGAAGATAACGGTTTCTTAGATATTGAAACCCCGATTCTGACTCGTGCTACGCCAGAAGGTGCGCGCGATTATTTAGTGCCTAGTCGTACGCACGAAGGCTCGTTCTTCGCATTGCCGCAGTCACCACAGTTGTTTAAGCAGTTGTTGATGGTTGCTGGTTTCGATCGTTATTACCAAATTGCTAAATGTTTCCGCGACGAAGATTTGCGTGCTGATCGTCAGCCTGAATTTACTCAGATCGACGTTGAAGCTTCTTTCATTAATGAAGAAGACATCATGGGCCTTGCCCAAGGCATGATTAAGCAAATTTTTGAGAAAGAATTGAATGTGGATTTGGGTGATTTCCCACGCATGCCATTCTCAGAAGCCATGAGCCGTTACGGTTCAGACAAGCCAGATTTGCGTATTCCAATGGAATTGGTCGACGTTGCCGAATTCTTGCAAGATATCGAATTCAAAGTATTCGCTGGCCCAGCAAAAGATCCTAAAGGCCGTGTTGCAGCACTTAAAGTGCCGGGCGGTGCAGAGTTAAGCCGTAAGCAAATCGACGAATACACTAAGTTTGTTAGCATCTATGGTGCTAAAGGCTTGGCGTGGATCAAAGTTAACGAAATCGAAAAAGGTGTAGAAGGCCTACAGTCGCCAATCATCAAGTTTATCGGCGATGACAACACCATGAAAATTATGGATAAGTTGGGCGCTAAAAACGGCGACATCGTATTCTTTGGTGCCGATAGCACAAAAGTTGTAAACGAAGCGTTAGGTGCATTGCGTTGTAAAATTGGTGAAGATCTCAACATGTACACCGCAGAATGGGCGGCATTATGGGTTGTTGATTTCCCAATGTTTGAAGAGAACTCAGACGGGTCTATCTCTGCGTTGCACCATCCGTTTACTGCACCGTCATGCAGTGCTGAAGAGCTACAAAATGCGCCTCTTGAAGCATTATCTCGTGCTTACGATATGGTACTTAACGGTTGTGAGTTGGGCGGTGGTTCTATTCGTATTCATGATGAATCTATGCAGCACACAGTATTTAAAGTGCTGGGCATTAGCGAAGAAGAACAACGCGAGAAGTTCGGCTTCTTATTAGACGCATTAAAATTCGGCGCACCCCCACACGGTGGTTTGGCGTTCGGCCTAGATCGTTTGATCATGTTGTTGACTGGTGCTCAATCTATTCGTGAAGTCATTGCCTTCCCGAAAACTCAGTCGGCGGCCTGCGTTATGACACAAGCACCGGGTGAAGTAAGCAACCTACAGTTGCGTGAGTTGCATATCAAACTGCGTGAAAAAGCGAAGCCAGTGGCTGAGTAA
- a CDS encoding SDR family NAD(P)-dependent oxidoreductase, whose product MQSFANKVVVVTGAASGIGRALAQQLSMQGANLALSDVNMNGLEETRSTLHGKGKVTLHTLDVSNRAAFEAYAEQVLEDHGQVDMIINNAGVALSETVERMTYEDMEWIVNINFWGVVYGTKTFLPLLKARPEAAIVNVSSIFGIIALPTQSAYNATKFAVRGFTESLRQELKNTNVFVTTVHPGGIKTNIVNNGRMKTSMTGDKSLEQQAKEFEKLARTTPAQAADVILNGVKGGKRRILIGPDARLMDRIQRIVPVKYSDVFAWFLKKMG is encoded by the coding sequence ATGCAATCATTCGCAAATAAAGTCGTCGTTGTCACTGGCGCGGCGTCAGGTATTGGCCGTGCATTAGCACAACAGCTCAGCATGCAAGGCGCAAACCTCGCGCTATCTGACGTTAATATGAATGGTTTAGAAGAAACCCGCAGCACTCTGCATGGCAAAGGCAAAGTCACCCTACATACGCTCGATGTATCTAATCGAGCAGCGTTTGAAGCCTATGCCGAACAGGTGTTAGAAGATCATGGCCAGGTTGACATGATCATCAACAATGCGGGCGTTGCATTATCTGAAACCGTCGAACGTATGACGTATGAAGATATGGAATGGATTGTAAATATCAACTTCTGGGGGGTTGTTTACGGCACCAAAACCTTCTTGCCGCTATTAAAAGCACGTCCAGAAGCTGCCATCGTCAACGTATCAAGCATCTTCGGGATTATCGCCCTACCTACTCAGTCAGCTTACAACGCCACTAAGTTTGCGGTTCGTGGCTTCACGGAGTCGTTACGCCAAGAGTTAAAGAACACCAATGTCTTCGTCACGACGGTGCACCCTGGCGGTATCAAAACGAATATCGTTAACAATGGTCGAATGAAAACATCAATGACCGGCGACAAATCATTAGAGCAGCAAGCCAAAGAATTTGAAAAGCTGGCTCGCACGACTCCTGCACAGGCCGCGGACGTGATCCTAAATGGCGTCAAAGGCGGTAAGCGTCGCATTCTAATTGGACCAGATGCTCGCCTCATGGATCGTATTCAACGTATCGTACCAGTGAAATACAGCGACGTATTTGCTTGGTTCTTAAAAAAGATGGGCTAA
- a CDS encoding HU family DNA-binding protein has translation MAVKKAPATTAAPAAAPAARKVTALKDKYTKTQILNEIAENTGLTRKEVNAVLEELGIVIERHIKKRAVGEFTLPGLLKIKTIKKPAQKARKNVPNPFRPGETMDVAAKPATTRLKVLPLKKLKDMTL, from the coding sequence ATGGCTGTGAAAAAAGCCCCTGCGACGACTGCTGCACCTGCCGCAGCTCCAGCTGCACGCAAAGTTACTGCTTTAAAAGACAAGTACACCAAAACTCAGATTCTAAATGAAATTGCTGAAAACACAGGCCTTACTCGTAAGGAAGTGAATGCAGTTTTAGAAGAGCTGGGCATCGTGATTGAACGTCACATCAAGAAGCGTGCTGTAGGCGAATTCACCCTACCAGGCCTATTGAAGATCAAGACCATTAAGAAGCCAGCTCAAAAAGCGCGTAAAAACGTTCCAAACCCGTTCCGTCCGGGCGAAACAATGGACGTTGCAGCTAAGCCAGCCACTACTCGTTTGAAAGTGTTACCGCTGAAAAAGCTGAAAGATATGACTCTGTAA
- a CDS encoding hydroxyacylglutathione hydrolase, producing MRIYRQFMNNPLRNFNYLIACEETGQAIALDPFNGEAMLALAQQEGLTIKLIINTHEHHDHIEGNPVVQAATGAKIWAHKNALGKIPNQSHGLVAGDFIDLGSIHLTVLFTPGHTPVHLCLLAKEDTAEPVLFSGDTLFNACAGNCYNGGDVDVMYDTFVSQLMPLPDSTLIYPGHDYMKNNLAFASAREPSNNMISYWQDQVSAFAPDEMPIMTLGEERQYNPFLRLHEKSIREQLEREFPHLGLSDRDVFKALRTMRDKW from the coding sequence ATGCGTATTTATCGCCAGTTTATGAATAATCCATTACGTAATTTTAATTATTTAATTGCGTGTGAAGAAACTGGGCAGGCTATTGCTCTTGATCCATTTAATGGTGAGGCCATGTTAGCGTTAGCTCAACAAGAAGGCTTAACAATTAAGTTGATTATAAATACGCATGAACATCATGATCATATTGAAGGCAACCCTGTTGTGCAGGCTGCAACAGGCGCTAAAATTTGGGCGCATAAGAATGCTTTAGGTAAAATTCCTAATCAAAGCCATGGATTGGTAGCAGGGGATTTTATTGACCTCGGTAGTATTCATTTAACTGTACTATTTACTCCTGGCCATACCCCGGTTCATTTATGCTTACTAGCGAAAGAAGATACTGCAGAGCCGGTACTATTTTCAGGTGATACTTTATTCAATGCGTGTGCTGGCAATTGCTATAACGGTGGTGATGTGGATGTAATGTACGATACTTTCGTATCACAGTTGATGCCACTACCCGATAGCACTTTGATATATCCCGGCCATGATTATATGAAAAATAATTTAGCTTTTGCCAGCGCTCGCGAACCTAGTAATAACATGATTAGCTATTGGCAGGATCAGGTGTCGGCATTCGCACCAGATGAAATGCCTATTATGACGTTGGGGGAAGAGCGACAATATAATCCATTTTTACGGTTGCATGAAAAATCAATTCGAGAGCAATTAGAAAGAGAATTTCCCCATTTAGGATTGAGTGATCGTGATGTATTTAAAGCATTGAGAACGATGCGTGATAAATGGTGA
- a CDS encoding HIT domain-containing protein — protein MFRLDERLQGDTVFVGRLPLCQVLLMNDSRYVWLILVPARNDVFEYYHLSAQERAQLMEESTWVAEKLADHFAAKSMNIAALGNVVPQLHVHHVVRFADDPAWPGPVWGHSPAVKYSAELLEARVAEIKDLLSSHFVSDSYLENDEENTVYW, from the coding sequence ATGTTCCGGTTAGATGAACGCCTGCAAGGTGATACCGTATTTGTAGGTCGCTTGCCGCTATGCCAAGTGTTGTTGATGAACGATAGCCGTTATGTGTGGTTGATTTTGGTGCCTGCGCGCAATGACGTGTTTGAGTATTATCATTTGTCGGCGCAGGAGCGTGCGCAGTTGATGGAAGAATCGACTTGGGTCGCAGAAAAATTAGCCGATCATTTTGCTGCTAAATCGATGAATATTGCCGCATTGGGTAATGTTGTTCCACAGTTGCACGTTCATCATGTGGTACGGTTTGCTGATGATCCTGCTTGGCCAGGGCCTGTTTGGGGCCATAGCCCAGCAGTAAAGTACAGCGCTGAGCTGTTAGAAGCGCGTGTAGCGGAAATAAAAGATTTATTGTCGAGTCATTTTGTGTCGGATTCATACTTGGAAAACGATGAAGAAAATACGGTTTACTGGTAA
- a CDS encoding GNAT family N-acetyltransferase, which yields MASFEQVGSITQLSRPQWQALRDTRYPFLDYDFLAALENTECIGDDSGWIPAYFAAFENQQLIAAMPAFIKEHSYGEYVFDWSWADAYQRNGLAYYPKLLAAIPFTPATGPRLIGDQSLWPDALAAISEYCLTKRLSGWHINFPETNTLAQVKKFKTDNNQASLIRNACQFHWYNRAYQDFDQYLNQFTSRKRKAVRKEREKIAAQGIRMTRLTHEQITPEHVAFFYQCYQITYLRRRSQGYLNQAFFQQLRSTMNSQMMMVLAHKDEQPIAAALCFYDDDNLYGRYWGAIDDFDSLHFEACYYQGIEFCIEQGIGHFDPGTQGEHKISRGFEPMLTHSAHWLVHSQFHDAVDNFLAEERQHILAYQRDAKTLLPFRDGFTLHDSE from the coding sequence ATGGCGAGTTTCGAACAAGTAGGCAGTATCACTCAGTTATCGCGCCCTCAATGGCAAGCGTTACGAGATACTCGTTATCCTTTTTTAGACTACGATTTCCTCGCAGCACTCGAAAACACTGAATGCATTGGTGACGACAGCGGCTGGATACCGGCCTACTTCGCGGCATTTGAAAACCAGCAATTAATCGCGGCTATGCCCGCCTTCATAAAAGAGCACAGTTACGGCGAGTATGTTTTTGACTGGAGTTGGGCTGATGCCTATCAGCGCAATGGATTAGCCTACTACCCTAAACTTTTAGCCGCTATTCCTTTTACCCCAGCTACTGGGCCGCGTTTAATCGGTGATCAATCTCTATGGCCTGATGCTCTAGCAGCCATCAGCGAATACTGCCTAACAAAACGATTATCGGGATGGCATATCAATTTCCCCGAAACGAATACGCTCGCACAGGTTAAAAAATTTAAGACAGATAATAATCAAGCTTCTTTGATCCGTAATGCTTGCCAGTTTCACTGGTACAATCGCGCCTATCAAGACTTTGACCAATACTTAAATCAGTTCACCAGCCGCAAACGCAAAGCCGTGCGCAAAGAACGAGAAAAAATTGCTGCACAAGGCATTCGTATGACGCGCCTTACCCATGAACAAATAACGCCTGAACATGTCGCGTTCTTTTACCAATGTTATCAAATCACCTATTTACGCCGTCGCTCGCAAGGCTATTTAAATCAAGCCTTCTTTCAACAATTGCGATCTACGATGAACTCACAAATGATGATGGTGCTAGCACATAAAGACGAACAGCCGATTGCAGCGGCTTTATGTTTTTACGATGACGACAACCTTTATGGGCGTTATTGGGGAGCCATCGACGACTTCGATTCTCTGCATTTCGAGGCGTGTTACTACCAAGGGATTGAATTCTGTATTGAACAAGGTATCGGTCACTTCGACCCCGGCACTCAAGGCGAACATAAAATCAGTCGCGGCTTTGAGCCTATGCTGACACACAGTGCTCATTGGTTAGTGCATTCGCAATTCCACGACGCCGTAGATAATTTTTTAGCAGAAGAACGCCAACACATATTAGCTTATCAACGCGATGCCAAAACCTTACTGCCATTTCGCGACGGCTTTACCCTGCATGACAGTGAGTAA
- a CDS encoding GNAT family N-acetyltransferase/peptidase C39 family protein yields the protein MNMEPRLATLADVAALAELEQASFTGDSLSARRFRHFIRSEHSELWCLGNPIQAYALVLFHRGTSLARLYSIAVDPAARGRGFGSQLLHCVEQQALRRHVLFMRLEVRQDNMAAKTLYESSGYRIIRTLKSYYEDGADGWRLEKHLKPTVAIPHDLPFYAQTTPFTCGPSALMMALHSIDPDFTMTRLEELNLWREATTIYLTTGHGGTSPQGLALAALKRGHDVTMWLSDRSIAFLDGVRSEHKRELMTLVGEDFQARCDRDGVTTDTGVHTVADLRLALAQGNRILLLISTYRLNRNKAPHWVWLVAIDDDYAYLNDPDIDEELDQVATDNMYVPVSLDNFGAMIQYGTKRYMAALLIR from the coding sequence ATGAATATGGAGCCTCGTTTGGCGACACTTGCTGATGTAGCCGCTCTTGCCGAGTTAGAGCAAGCGAGCTTCACTGGCGACAGTTTATCGGCACGGCGTTTTCGTCACTTCATTCGCAGTGAGCACAGCGAGCTTTGGTGTTTAGGAAATCCCATTCAAGCTTATGCATTAGTGCTATTTCATCGCGGAACATCGTTGGCTCGCCTTTATTCTATCGCTGTTGATCCAGCCGCCAGAGGACGCGGTTTTGGCAGTCAGTTACTGCATTGTGTCGAGCAGCAGGCATTGCGACGTCATGTGTTGTTTATGCGTTTAGAAGTTCGTCAAGATAACATGGCCGCTAAAACACTATATGAATCTTCGGGCTATCGGATTATTCGTACGCTTAAGAGTTACTACGAAGACGGTGCCGACGGTTGGCGTTTAGAAAAGCATTTAAAACCTACTGTAGCCATCCCTCATGATTTGCCCTTTTACGCCCAGACAACGCCATTTACCTGTGGTCCATCTGCGCTGATGATGGCGCTTCATAGCATTGATCCTGACTTTACGATGACTCGCTTAGAAGAGCTTAATTTATGGCGTGAAGCGACAACGATATATCTCACGACTGGGCATGGTGGTACGTCTCCGCAAGGATTGGCATTGGCAGCGCTTAAACGCGGTCACGACGTAACTATGTGGTTATCTGATCGCTCGATTGCGTTTTTAGACGGGGTGCGTAGCGAGCACAAACGCGAACTAATGACGCTAGTAGGTGAGGATTTTCAAGCCCGCTGTGATCGTGATGGCGTGACGACCGATACCGGTGTGCATACGGTTGCCGATTTGCGCTTAGCATTGGCGCAGGGGAACCGTATTTTATTGCTGATTAGCACTTATCGATTAAATCGTAATAAGGCACCTCATTGGGTATGGCTGGTTGCGATTGATGACGACTATGCCTATTTGAATGATCCTGACATTGATGAAGAGCTCGATCAGGTTGCAACCGACAATATGTATGTGCCGGTGAGCTTAGATAATTTTGGCGCTATGATTCAGTACGGAACGAAGCGATATATGGCCGCGCTTCTTATTCGATAG
- a CDS encoding RimK family protein → MKPLLVLLDQLTDWSPYYPTNQVVAIEQYLSDFAETRGYVINLCRDYSYLSSGYYGSLLAEARGGQVFPSVRAIRELNSFEAGQPLPLRHGRVLDGVWKKHKNEDNIDLRCYFGQTENSELVGVAKRLFDTFGFPVLDVTLTRHQAGVWTISNIQARSLDELDEAAETQFAAALDAFSHKIWRNRRSSKRYKYDLAILVNPDEQLPPSNKGALKAFEKAGKDIGLNVDFITHKEASRIGEYDALFIRETTRVDHHTYQIAQNAENLGLLVIDSPTDIMRCSNKVYLHERLHRYEVDTPKTRLIMGKLDNDLDELIADLGLPIIVKVPDGSFSIGVEKAKTRADLVECIDRLSERSALLLLQEFMPTDYDWRIGIMDNQVIYACRYFMAKSHWQIYNHSARSHRSGNADAMAVDKVPKKVIKTALKAAKCMGNGFYGVDLKESGDRAVIIEVNDNPSIDMGVEDLHSGNLLYQQIMGTMLKQLDELNGRR, encoded by the coding sequence ATGAAACCATTGCTCGTTCTGTTAGACCAGTTGACCGACTGGAGCCCTTATTATCCAACCAATCAAGTCGTTGCGATTGAGCAGTACCTGAGTGACTTTGCCGAGACCCGAGGCTATGTCATCAACCTGTGCCGCGACTATAGCTATCTAAGCTCTGGATATTACGGATCACTATTAGCAGAAGCCCGCGGCGGACAGGTATTTCCGTCGGTACGCGCCATACGAGAACTCAATAGTTTCGAGGCAGGTCAACCACTCCCACTCCGTCATGGGCGAGTATTGGACGGCGTTTGGAAAAAACACAAAAACGAAGATAACATTGATTTGCGTTGTTACTTCGGCCAAACCGAAAATAGCGAATTGGTGGGGGTGGCTAAACGCCTGTTCGATACCTTTGGTTTTCCAGTATTGGATGTCACTCTCACTCGACATCAGGCTGGTGTGTGGACTATTAGTAATATCCAAGCACGCTCTTTGGATGAATTAGATGAAGCCGCCGAGACTCAATTTGCTGCTGCACTGGATGCCTTCAGCCATAAAATTTGGCGCAACCGTCGTAGTAGTAAACGCTACAAATACGATCTTGCCATTCTGGTAAATCCCGATGAACAGTTGCCACCATCCAATAAAGGTGCTTTGAAAGCATTTGAAAAAGCAGGTAAGGATATCGGCCTTAATGTTGACTTCATTACCCACAAAGAGGCATCTCGCATCGGCGAATATGATGCGTTATTTATTCGCGAAACAACACGCGTAGACCATCACACCTATCAAATAGCTCAGAATGCTGAGAACCTTGGCTTGCTCGTGATTGATAGTCCAACGGACATCATGCGTTGCTCCAACAAAGTATATCTGCACGAGCGCTTACATCGCTATGAAGTAGACACCCCTAAAACTCGGCTCATTATGGGTAAACTAGATAACGATCTTGACGAGCTTATTGCCGACCTAGGTCTTCCCATCATTGTTAAAGTACCGGATGGTTCTTTTTCTATTGGTGTAGAAAAGGCCAAAACGCGCGCTGACTTAGTCGAATGCATCGACCGCTTAAGCGAACGCTCAGCCTTACTTTTGCTACAAGAATTTATGCCAACCGATTACGACTGGCGTATAGGCATCATGGATAACCAAGTGATTTATGCCTGTCGCTACTTTATGGCGAAAAGCCACTGGCAGATATATAACCATAGCGCCCGATCTCATCGCTCCGGCAACGCCGACGCAATGGCGGTTGATAAGGTTCCGAAGAAAGTGATTAAAACAGCTCTTAAAGCGGCAAAGTGTATGGGGAATGGATTTTACGGCGTTGATCTAAAAGAAAGTGGCGATCGCGCTGTCATTATTGAAGTTAACGACAACCCTAGCATTGATATGGGGGTTGAAGATCTTCATAGCGGCAACCTGCTTTACCAGCAAATCATGGGCACGATGTTAAAACAGTTAGACGAACTCAATGGACGCCGCTAA
- a CDS encoding CPBP family intramembrane glutamic endopeptidase produces MSILQWLNPRRIVDYLRVFDEQAEQERVGLDQHNEKRRVWYVIAVACLCLLLVHYVKYSNNVSLVLTWWDALTDSNLQRWYRSHEYRELIGYVWWGFWNLAGFLFIPMLAIRFILRDSLANYGWQKGDVAAHWLGYVLLASPILCFAVIASFGNDFSRHYPFYKMAHASWFDLLAWETIYILQFVAVEFFFRGFLVNGLRRQFGSLSIAVMCLPYLMLHFPKLWPESFGAILFGFFLGVLALLSRSIWGGVGVHVGIALTMDIAALLQTRGLPDSFWR; encoded by the coding sequence ATGAGTATTTTGCAATGGCTTAATCCGCGCCGAATAGTTGATTATCTGCGCGTGTTTGATGAACAAGCCGAACAAGAACGCGTTGGTCTCGATCAACATAATGAGAAGCGTCGCGTATGGTATGTTATAGCTGTTGCGTGTTTATGCTTGTTATTGGTTCATTATGTTAAGTACAGCAATAATGTTTCACTGGTATTGACCTGGTGGGATGCTTTAACGGATTCGAACCTACAACGTTGGTATCGTAGTCATGAATATCGAGAATTAATCGGATATGTGTGGTGGGGGTTTTGGAATCTAGCCGGATTTCTTTTTATACCTATGCTAGCGATTAGGTTTATTTTACGTGATTCGTTAGCGAACTATGGTTGGCAAAAAGGCGATGTCGCTGCACATTGGCTTGGTTATGTTTTACTGGCATCTCCCATTCTCTGCTTCGCCGTTATAGCCAGTTTTGGTAATGACTTTTCGCGGCATTATCCCTTCTATAAAATGGCTCATGCCAGTTGGTTTGATCTACTTGCATGGGAAACTATATATATTCTGCAATTTGTTGCAGTTGAATTCTTTTTTCGAGGATTTTTAGTCAACGGCTTGCGACGCCAATTTGGCAGCTTAAGTATTGCTGTGATGTGTTTGCCCTATCTGATGTTGCATTTTCCTAAGCTATGGCCTGAGTCTTTTGGTGCTATTTTATTTGGCTTTTTTCTCGGCGTGCTCGCTTTACTATCGCGATCAATCTGGGGCGGGGTGGGGGTACATGTAGGCATTGCGTTAACGATGGATATCGCCGCGCTATTGCAAACACGCGGCTTACCTGACAGCTTCTGGCGTTAG
- a CDS encoding DUF4124 domain-containing protein gives MKYLMMILVVASNGALAGQYYECKDAQGKKLFSQMPCPSQYVDEEVKVFKDEGSSMAGEASREEAPLRRDYAQELSDSNNSIRLNRQIERSEKKLEMLRQSYERDTSKLKVDAMEISGVNARNRAQQVIDQINARETKYIAERKKEAETLEAAKKALKELEN, from the coding sequence GTGAAATACCTAATGATGATTTTAGTAGTAGCGAGTAATGGCGCACTAGCAGGGCAGTATTATGAGTGTAAGGACGCACAAGGGAAGAAGCTGTTTTCACAGATGCCGTGTCCGAGTCAGTATGTCGATGAAGAAGTGAAGGTGTTTAAAGACGAAGGATCAAGCATGGCAGGTGAGGCCTCCCGTGAAGAAGCACCATTACGGCGTGATTATGCGCAAGAGCTATCAGATAGTAACAACTCTATCAGGCTTAATCGCCAGATTGAACGTTCAGAGAAGAAGCTTGAAATGCTTAGGCAGTCTTATGAACGCGATACATCGAAACTTAAGGTCGATGCCATGGAGATCAGCGGAGTTAACGCGCGTAATCGAGCTCAGCAGGTTATAGATCAAATTAATGCTCGCGAGACTAAGTACATCGCTGAGAGAAAGAAAGAGGCAGAAACACTGGAAGCAGCCAAGAAAGCGTTAAAAGAACTTGAAAATTAA